The Geotoga petraea DNA window CATCTTTATCCAAAAGAACCCCCAAGGAGACTGCAGAAGGTATCTGTTCTGCTTGATTCATATAATAAGCAATATCTTCTGCTATTTCCCCAGAAATGATCTCCACATTAGAAGTAACTGGATCCTTTAATTCCATATCCCTAATAACGTGAAGATTCCCTTCGCCTATTGCTTTTTGAACATCAAAATGGCCGTTTTCTTTAAACATGGCTTCTATTTTTTTATTTTTAATATAAGATTTTACATTTAAATTGTTATCTGATTTTGCAACTACTTCACCAGCTGGACCATCTCCATCAAAAAATATAGATACTTTTTCTTTTTCACTCATCCAAGTCCCAAGAAGTATGGCAGCAGTTGAAACCCTACCTAAGATAACAGTTGACATTGGATACAAATCATGTATTTTCTGCATATGAATTGTCATATTTGTTGAATCTACGGCAACAACTCTTACTTTATTATTTGCGAATCCAGCTTGAATAACTCTATTCACTTTACCACCTCGTTGTAAATTCAACTCCCTAATTTTAGAGGGATTAAATTGTTTTTTATATTTTTCTTTTTACTTATTTTATGTAATTTTTGAAAATTGATAAAAGATTACTTTATATAAATTTACAAGTTTAATATTTAGTACATGCCTCGCAAAATATAGACTTTTAGCATGAAAAATGCCGTTAATTTGTAGATCATCTCCAATTAAAATGTTATAAAATCAAATATTATTAAAGCTATAAAACTTGCTC harbors:
- the hslO gene encoding Hsp33 family molecular chaperone HslO, with amino-acid sequence MNRVIQAGFANNKVRVVAVDSTNMTIHMQKIHDLYPMSTVILGRVSTAAILLGTWMSEKEKVSIFFDGDGPAGEVVAKSDNNLNVKSYIKNKKIEAMFKENGHFDVQKAIGEGNLHVIRDMELKDPVTSNVEIISGEIAEDIAYYMNQAEQIPSAVSLGVLLDKDGVRASGGIMLQILDQSMNENELIDYEKRFMSIPPITSYLDKGNDLRDLINIFGESDYIEEKNAQYKCDCNDERVKNSLVSFDIEELEDMKKQGGIKVKCEWCSKEYNIDEKDLEEIIVGKGSKNA